In Calonectris borealis chromosome Z, bCalBor7.hap1.2, whole genome shotgun sequence, a single genomic region encodes these proteins:
- the PHAX gene encoding phosphorylated adapter RNA export protein isoform X3, with product MVTRRGCARLATPRRSPRSGVAAARWRWRRGGWRATWRTASSPTRTPTCLALAPPGSRSRRKKKWCYNVAESSKKSHDGNDSGRLFQSSISSCAPSVPYRTTKSVDSSDESFSESDDDSCLWKRKRQKCFNFPPAKSEPFQLSQSHQKQTALGGKKVNNIWGVVLQEQNQDAVATELGILGMDGSIDRSRQSETYNYLLAKKLMKEAQQKEAETLDKELDEYMHDDKKTLPAEEENGQGFLKRKRPVKDRLGERQEMKYKGRYEITEEDSEEKVADEIAYRLCEPKKDLIARVVKIIGKRKAIELLMETAEVEQNGGLFIVNGTRRRTPGGVYLNLLKNTPSIKEEQIKVLLYDRTTLWSTTHSSQKYSIWKTKRSMKTKKLLRRGEYKFWERR from the exons ATGGTCACGCGCCGCGGCTGCGCCCGCCTCGCTACTCCCCGCCGGTCGCCGCGCTCCGGCGTCGCGGCGGCGAGATGGCGCTGGAGGCGCGGAGGATGGAGGGCGACGTGGAGGACGGCGAGCTCTCCGACTCGGACTCCGACATGCCTGGCGCTGGCACCCCCGGGGAGCCGCAGCAG gaggaagaagaaatggtgcTATAATGTTGCTGAAAGCAGTAAG aaatcacATGATGGCAATGATTCAGGCAGACTGTTCCAGAGCAGCATTTCATCATGTGCACCAAGTGTTCCTTATCGGACAACCAAAAGTGTGGATTCAAGTGACGAAAGCTTTTCTGAATCTGATGATGACAGCTGTCTGTGGAAACGAAAACGACAGAAATGTTTCAACTTTCCTCCTGCTAAATCTGAGCCTTTTCAGCTTAGCCAGAGCCACCAAAAACAAACTGCTCTAGGTGGCAAGAAGGTCAACAACATTTGGGGTGTGGTGCTCCAGGAGCAGAATCAGGATGCGGTGGCTACTGAACTTGGGATTCTAGGCATGGATGGTAGTATTGACAGAAGCAGGCAGTCTGAGACTTACAATTATTTATTGGCTAAAAAGCTCATGAAGGAAGCTCAGCAAAAGGAGGCAGAGACTTTAGATAAAGAGCTGGATGAATACATGCATGATGACAAGAAAACATTGccagcagaagaagaaaatgggcAAGGCTTTCTCAAACGGAAGCGGCCTGTAAAAGATAGACTGggtgaaagacaagaaatgaaatataaaggaAGGTATGAGATAACAGAAGAAGATTCAGAGGAAAAAGTGGCAGATGAAATTGCTTATCG GCTTTGTGAGCCCAAGAAAGATTTAATTGCCCGAGTAGTGAAAAtaattgggaaaagaaaagctatcGAGCTGCTTATGGAAACAGCTGAAGTGGAACAAAATGGTGGACTGTTCATAGTG AATGGCACAAGGAGAAGAACACCAGGGGGCGTTTATTTAAACCTGCTGAAGAACACACCTAGCATCAAAGAAGAACAAATCAAG GTCCTTCTGTATGACAGGACAACCCTCTGGTCTACCAcccattcctccca gaAATATTCTATCTGGAAAACCAAAAGgagtatgaaaacaaaaaagctgctaAGAAGAGGAGAATACAAGTTCtgggaaagaagatga
- the PHAX gene encoding phosphorylated adapter RNA export protein isoform X1, producing the protein MVTRRGCARLATPRRSPRSGVAAARWRWRRGGWRATWRTASSPTRTPTCLALAPPGSRSRRKKKWCYNVAESSKKSHDGNDSGRLFQSSISSCAPSVPYRTTKSVDSSDESFSESDDDSCLWKRKRQKCFNFPPAKSEPFQLSQSHQKQTALGGKKVNNIWGVVLQEQNQDAVATELGILGMDGSIDRSRQSETYNYLLAKKLMKEAQQKEAETLDKELDEYMHDDKKTLPAEEENGQGFLKRKRPVKDRLGERQEMKYKGRYEITEEDSEEKVADEIAYRLCEPKKDLIARVVKIIGKRKAIELLMETAEVEQNGGLFIVNGTRRRTPGGVYLNLLKNTPSIKEEQIKEIFYLENQKEYENKKAAKKRRIQVLGKKMKKAIKGLNLQEYDDASRETFASDTNEALASLDDLQEGHHEAKMEPEDIIEIDNAHDLEIF; encoded by the exons ATGGTCACGCGCCGCGGCTGCGCCCGCCTCGCTACTCCCCGCCGGTCGCCGCGCTCCGGCGTCGCGGCGGCGAGATGGCGCTGGAGGCGCGGAGGATGGAGGGCGACGTGGAGGACGGCGAGCTCTCCGACTCGGACTCCGACATGCCTGGCGCTGGCACCCCCGGGGAGCCGCAGCAG gaggaagaagaaatggtgcTATAATGTTGCTGAAAGCAGTAAG aaatcacATGATGGCAATGATTCAGGCAGACTGTTCCAGAGCAGCATTTCATCATGTGCACCAAGTGTTCCTTATCGGACAACCAAAAGTGTGGATTCAAGTGACGAAAGCTTTTCTGAATCTGATGATGACAGCTGTCTGTGGAAACGAAAACGACAGAAATGTTTCAACTTTCCTCCTGCTAAATCTGAGCCTTTTCAGCTTAGCCAGAGCCACCAAAAACAAACTGCTCTAGGTGGCAAGAAGGTCAACAACATTTGGGGTGTGGTGCTCCAGGAGCAGAATCAGGATGCGGTGGCTACTGAACTTGGGATTCTAGGCATGGATGGTAGTATTGACAGAAGCAGGCAGTCTGAGACTTACAATTATTTATTGGCTAAAAAGCTCATGAAGGAAGCTCAGCAAAAGGAGGCAGAGACTTTAGATAAAGAGCTGGATGAATACATGCATGATGACAAGAAAACATTGccagcagaagaagaaaatgggcAAGGCTTTCTCAAACGGAAGCGGCCTGTAAAAGATAGACTGggtgaaagacaagaaatgaaatataaaggaAGGTATGAGATAACAGAAGAAGATTCAGAGGAAAAAGTGGCAGATGAAATTGCTTATCG GCTTTGTGAGCCCAAGAAAGATTTAATTGCCCGAGTAGTGAAAAtaattgggaaaagaaaagctatcGAGCTGCTTATGGAAACAGCTGAAGTGGAACAAAATGGTGGACTGTTCATAGTG AATGGCACAAGGAGAAGAACACCAGGGGGCGTTTATTTAAACCTGCTGAAGAACACACCTAGCATCAAAGAAGAACAAATCAAG gaAATATTCTATCTGGAAAACCAAAAGgagtatgaaaacaaaaaagctgctaAGAAGAGGAGAATACAAGTTCtgggaaagaagatgaaaaaagccATTAAAGGGCTTAACCTGCAAGAATATGATGATGCATCTCGTGAGACTTTCGCTAGCGATACGAATGAGGCTCTGGCTTCCCTGGATGATCTACAGGAGGGGCATCATGAAGCGAAGATGGAACCTGAAGATATTATTGAAATTGATAATGCTCACGATTTGGAGATCTTCTAG
- the PHAX gene encoding phosphorylated adapter RNA export protein isoform X4 produces the protein MVTRRGCARLATPRRSPRSGVAAARWRWRRGGWRATWRTASSPTRTPTCLALAPPGSRSRRKKKWCYNVAESSKKSHDGNDSGRLFQSSISSCAPSVPYRTTKSVDSSDESFSESDDDSCLWKRKRQKCFNFPPAKSEPFQLSQSHQKQTALGGKKVNNIWGVVLQEQNQDAVATELGILGMDGSIDRSRQSETYNYLLAKKLMKEAQQKEAETLDKELDEYMHDDKKTLPAEEENGQGFLKRKRPVKDRLGERQEMKYKGRYEITEEDSEEKVADEIAYRLCEPKKDLIARVVKIIGKRKAIELLMETAEVEQNGGLFIVSFPI, from the exons ATGGTCACGCGCCGCGGCTGCGCCCGCCTCGCTACTCCCCGCCGGTCGCCGCGCTCCGGCGTCGCGGCGGCGAGATGGCGCTGGAGGCGCGGAGGATGGAGGGCGACGTGGAGGACGGCGAGCTCTCCGACTCGGACTCCGACATGCCTGGCGCTGGCACCCCCGGGGAGCCGCAGCAG gaggaagaagaaatggtgcTATAATGTTGCTGAAAGCAGTAAG aaatcacATGATGGCAATGATTCAGGCAGACTGTTCCAGAGCAGCATTTCATCATGTGCACCAAGTGTTCCTTATCGGACAACCAAAAGTGTGGATTCAAGTGACGAAAGCTTTTCTGAATCTGATGATGACAGCTGTCTGTGGAAACGAAAACGACAGAAATGTTTCAACTTTCCTCCTGCTAAATCTGAGCCTTTTCAGCTTAGCCAGAGCCACCAAAAACAAACTGCTCTAGGTGGCAAGAAGGTCAACAACATTTGGGGTGTGGTGCTCCAGGAGCAGAATCAGGATGCGGTGGCTACTGAACTTGGGATTCTAGGCATGGATGGTAGTATTGACAGAAGCAGGCAGTCTGAGACTTACAATTATTTATTGGCTAAAAAGCTCATGAAGGAAGCTCAGCAAAAGGAGGCAGAGACTTTAGATAAAGAGCTGGATGAATACATGCATGATGACAAGAAAACATTGccagcagaagaagaaaatgggcAAGGCTTTCTCAAACGGAAGCGGCCTGTAAAAGATAGACTGggtgaaagacaagaaatgaaatataaaggaAGGTATGAGATAACAGAAGAAGATTCAGAGGAAAAAGTGGCAGATGAAATTGCTTATCG GCTTTGTGAGCCCAAGAAAGATTTAATTGCCCGAGTAGTGAAAAtaattgggaaaagaaaagctatcGAGCTGCTTATGGAAACAGCTGAAGTGGAACAAAATGGTGGACTGTTCATAGTG TCTTTCCCTATTTAG
- the PHAX gene encoding phosphorylated adapter RNA export protein isoform X2 translates to MALEARRMEGDVEDGELSDSDSDMPGAGTPGEPQQKSHDGNDSGRLFQSSISSCAPSVPYRTTKSVDSSDESFSESDDDSCLWKRKRQKCFNFPPAKSEPFQLSQSHQKQTALGGKKVNNIWGVVLQEQNQDAVATELGILGMDGSIDRSRQSETYNYLLAKKLMKEAQQKEAETLDKELDEYMHDDKKTLPAEEENGQGFLKRKRPVKDRLGERQEMKYKGRYEITEEDSEEKVADEIAYRLCEPKKDLIARVVKIIGKRKAIELLMETAEVEQNGGLFIVNGTRRRTPGGVYLNLLKNTPSIKEEQIKEIFYLENQKEYENKKAAKKRRIQVLGKKMKKAIKGLNLQEYDDASRETFASDTNEALASLDDLQEGHHEAKMEPEDIIEIDNAHDLEIF, encoded by the exons ATGGCGCTGGAGGCGCGGAGGATGGAGGGCGACGTGGAGGACGGCGAGCTCTCCGACTCGGACTCCGACATGCCTGGCGCTGGCACCCCCGGGGAGCCGCAGCAG aaatcacATGATGGCAATGATTCAGGCAGACTGTTCCAGAGCAGCATTTCATCATGTGCACCAAGTGTTCCTTATCGGACAACCAAAAGTGTGGATTCAAGTGACGAAAGCTTTTCTGAATCTGATGATGACAGCTGTCTGTGGAAACGAAAACGACAGAAATGTTTCAACTTTCCTCCTGCTAAATCTGAGCCTTTTCAGCTTAGCCAGAGCCACCAAAAACAAACTGCTCTAGGTGGCAAGAAGGTCAACAACATTTGGGGTGTGGTGCTCCAGGAGCAGAATCAGGATGCGGTGGCTACTGAACTTGGGATTCTAGGCATGGATGGTAGTATTGACAGAAGCAGGCAGTCTGAGACTTACAATTATTTATTGGCTAAAAAGCTCATGAAGGAAGCTCAGCAAAAGGAGGCAGAGACTTTAGATAAAGAGCTGGATGAATACATGCATGATGACAAGAAAACATTGccagcagaagaagaaaatgggcAAGGCTTTCTCAAACGGAAGCGGCCTGTAAAAGATAGACTGggtgaaagacaagaaatgaaatataaaggaAGGTATGAGATAACAGAAGAAGATTCAGAGGAAAAAGTGGCAGATGAAATTGCTTATCG GCTTTGTGAGCCCAAGAAAGATTTAATTGCCCGAGTAGTGAAAAtaattgggaaaagaaaagctatcGAGCTGCTTATGGAAACAGCTGAAGTGGAACAAAATGGTGGACTGTTCATAGTG AATGGCACAAGGAGAAGAACACCAGGGGGCGTTTATTTAAACCTGCTGAAGAACACACCTAGCATCAAAGAAGAACAAATCAAG gaAATATTCTATCTGGAAAACCAAAAGgagtatgaaaacaaaaaagctgctaAGAAGAGGAGAATACAAGTTCtgggaaagaagatgaaaaaagccATTAAAGGGCTTAACCTGCAAGAATATGATGATGCATCTCGTGAGACTTTCGCTAGCGATACGAATGAGGCTCTGGCTTCCCTGGATGATCTACAGGAGGGGCATCATGAAGCGAAGATGGAACCTGAAGATATTATTGAAATTGATAATGCTCACGATTTGGAGATCTTCTAG